Part of the Oncorhynchus mykiss isolate Arlee chromosome 23, USDA_OmykA_1.1, whole genome shotgun sequence genome is shown below.
CTTATAGTGTGCTGTGTTATAATAAGTCTTGAAATGAATCCCGGACCTTGTATCATAACACTGTTCCAACATCAGAAGGAACATTTTCAATGTGCTCAGCCACAAAAAAAGACTTAACATGCTTCACATAATTCTAGTAAAGTGAAGATCTGAAGACACTACTTACATTTGTGCTCCCAGAGTTCATCTGTAAACATGTAGAGTAGATGGAAGACAGTGAGAACATCATTAACAGGAACACTAAAAGATGTAGTCTCTCTCTGGGACTCCTTGTCTCAtatcaatgttccaacatcagaACTAACATCTTCAATGAGCTGAAAATAACCTTCTTAAAACGTTTTCCTACTTGAAGTCagtaaattaaagaaaatgttaCTTTTGTGGTTCTAATAATGTTATCAAAGTGATGATCTGAAGACAGTACTTACAATTCTGGTCCCCGAGGTTAACTGTAAATATGTAGAGTAGATGGAAGACAGTGAGAACATCATTAACATGAACACTAGAAGATGTCGTCTCTCTCTGGGACTCCTTGGTCAGGATTCAATCCAATGTGTGCAGTATACCGCAGGGCACTTCACATCTGACAAAGCACTTTTTTAAAGACATTTTCCACCAGCAATCATGGAGATTGTATTCATGGTCAACACTGCACATGTCGACTCAAGTGTAAAATACCTGTAAAAGTCTGTTATAGTGTGTGGTGTTATAATGCGCCTTGAATTTAATTCCTGGCCCTTGTCTCATACCACTGTTCCAACATCAGAAGGAACAACTAGGGCCAATCAGAagctgaaacaataacaaagtgtgaTCCCAGCCACTGTTGTTTTGGTAATAAACTGAGGGAGGGGCTGGAGAAATAAtatcactctcaaattcatagacagatcTATGGAcgtaaggactgaccatccattatactgtatatacattataGTTTTAAATATGTTTGGAGGCTGTATAGTGTTTGCttgcatttactttgtttacaaacattgagaTAAAACAAGGTTATATTTtgagttctgatggggtacaacggTTAAACTAAGCTCTTTAAtaatttataagttatattcttcaagaatcagtgggtacatataattaatttataagtcaaaaaattgatgtagcaacAAACCGATTGTTCCTTTGTGCTAAAAAAAAACTGTGTTTAATTAAATTTAGCAAAGTGATCATCTGAAGACACTACTTACCTAGCTTCCTAGTGAGGTCATCTGTAAACATGAGTAGATGGAAGACAGTGAGAACATCATTAACATGAACACTAGAAGATGTAGTCTCTCTCTGGGACTCCTTGTCTCATATCAATGATCCAACATCAGATAAAAGTCAGGGAACATTAATATAAACAACATGAAGTGTTCTACTTCACTAGAAGTTAAATCTATAGAAGAGACATTGGTGTATTTGTTATCAATGTGGTGATTTAAAGATactacttcctcctctccttcctgaggtCATCTGTAAACATGTAGAGTAGATGGAAGACAGTGAGAACATCGTGAACAtgaacatcaacatcaacattaATGTGACTGGTCCATCAGTGATCCAAGTGTATCAGATtctacctctctctagtctagtggtCCTCTACAGCCTcaacacacacatcaacattAATGTGACTGGTCCATCAGTGATCCATGTGTATCAGAGactacctctctctagtctagtggtCCTCTACAGGCTCAACACATCCTGTTCTAGAACATCAACATTAATGTGACCGGTCCATCAGTGATCCAGGTGTATCAGAGTTAAGGACAATAAAAGCATTACTTTCCACTCTGCAGTTTGAGTTGATCTATTATCACACCTGATTAACATGTTAATCACATGTAGATTAAAATCAGTCATCTGTGTCAACATGTGAATCACCTGCAGGTTAAAATCAGTCATCAGTGTTAACATGTGAATCACCTGCAGGTTAAAATCAGTCATCAGTGTCAACATGTGAATCACCTGCAGGTTTAGTATATTATCCTGTATCCATAGAATACAACCACTGTGAATGTGTTGAGGTTGAAAAAATACATTGCAGACATTTATTTCTAACAATGAAACATTCATATAATCTGTCCATTACCTTTTTTATTACGTATGCAGTAGATAGCCAGAGATAACCCAATCACAGTGATGGCTCCCAGACAGCATAACACAATGAAGGATATTCTCCATGGGGTTGTATCAAATAACTCACCTAAAACAcaaacatcattacacaccaacaacagggtttggcactaatactaccacacatcaacaacagggtttggcactaatactaccacacatcaacaacagggtttggtactaatactaccacacatcaacaacagggtttggtactaatactaccacacatcaacaacagggtttggtactaatactaccacacacatcattacacatcaacaacagggtttggtactaatactaccacacatcaacatcagggtttggtactaatactaccacacacatattacacatcaacaacagggtttggtactaatactaccacacatcattacacatcaacaacagggtttggtactaatactaccacacatcaacaacagggtttggtactaatactaccacacatcaacaacagggtttggtactaatactaccacacatcattacacatcaacaatagggtttggtactaatactaccacacatcaacaacagggtttggtactaatactaccacacatcaacaacagggtttggtactaatactaccacacatcattacacatcaacaatagggtttggtactaatactaccacacatcaacatcagggtttggtactaatactaccacacatcaacatcagggtttggtactaatactaccacacatcattacacatcaacaacagggttgggtactaatactaccacacatcattacacatcaacaacagggtttggtactaatactaccacacatcaacatcagggtttggtactaatactaccacacatcaacatcagggtttggtactaatactaccacacatcattacacatcaacaacagggtttgttactaatactaccacacatcaacatcagggtttggtactaatactaccacacacatcattgcacatcaacaacagggtttggtactaatactaccacacatcattacacatcaacaacagggtttggtactaatactaccaaacacatcaacaacagggtttggtactaatactaccacacacatcattacacatcaacaacagggtttggtactagtACTACCACatatcattacacatcaacaacagggtttggtactaatactaccacacatcaacaacagggtttggtactaatactaccacacatcaacaacagggtttggtactaatactaccacacatcattacacatcaacaacagtgtttggtactaatactaccacacatcattacacatcaacaacagggtttggtactaatactaccacacatcaacaacagggtttggtactaatactaccacacatcaacaacagggtttggtactaacactaccacacatcaactaCAGGGTtgggtactaatactaccacacaccaacaacaggggtttggtactactactaccacacatcaactaCAGGGTtgggtactaatactaccacacatcaacaacagggtttgttactaatactaccacacatcaacaacagggttgggtactaatactaccacacatcattacacatcaacaacagggtttggtactaatactaccacacatcattcaacaacagggtttggtactaatactaccacacatcaacaacagggtttggtactaatactaccacacatcaacaacagggtttggtactaatactaccacacatcattcaacaacagggtttggtactaatactaccacacatcaacaacagggtttggtactaatactaccacacatcaacaacagggtttggtactaatactaccacacatcaacaacagggttgggtactaatactaccacacatcattacacatcaacaacagggtttggtacaaTATCTCCAGTGTTTCATGTCTAAATAATATTGTGTTGTTACTCACTAGGGAGGTgaatctccatctccatcttctCATTGATCCTGCTCTGTTGGACTCTGCAGGTAAAGCGGTTGGTGTCAGTCTCCTGGACAATGACATGTTGTTTGACTGTGTAGAATCCCTTGGAGTCTTTATCTATCTCAGGAGGACCAGCAGAAAGATTGACTCCTTTACTGTCCAGCCACACCAGCTCAGGCTCAGGGTGCCAGCCTTCTGTTTCACACAGCaggcccatccctccccctctgtgTCCCTCAATGGACACCACTGGCTTGGATCCTacaactacagacacacagatagacTGGCTGTTAACTGGTGACAGGCTGTGAACAAATAGACACATGCTGTATATTAACACATCAATATCTCCAATGTTTCATGTCTAAATAATATTATGTTGTTACTCACTAGGGAGGTgaatctctgtctccatcttctcATTGATCTGGCTCTGTTGGACTCTGCAGGTAAAGCGGTTGGTGTCAGTCTCCTGGACAATGACATGTTGTTTGACTGTGTAGAATCCCTTGGAGTCTTTATCTATCTCAGGAGGACCAGCAGAGAGATGGACTCCTTTACTGTCCAGCCACACCAGCTCAGGCTCAGGGTGCCATCCTTCTGTTTCACACAGCagacccatccctccctctctgtgtccctcaATGGACACCACTGGCTTGGATCCTACagctacagacacacagacagactggatGTTAACTGGTGACAGGCTGTGAACAAATAGACACATACTGTGTCCAGTAATATGAAGGAAAGAGGTGATGTCATTGTACTGTAGTGAGATTATTACATTAACATGAAAATAAACCTCACCTTTAACGAGGACTTGAACAGTGAAATCATCATACCAGCTCTTTGACTGAATTAAGCATTTGTAACGTCCCTCATCAGTGCCTTGTACCCTGGTCAGTTTCAAAGAGGTGTTGCCCCTCCATAGTTCCTCTTCATACAGTGAAGTTCTTCCACTATAGAAGAGAATCTGATCCTCTCGTATGATTCTGTGGTTTTGGTAACGAAAGACACGACCGTCTAAGAAGTCCAGGTTCAGCCAGTCCACTGTCATGTCCTCAGCGCTGATGTTGGGTTTGAGGTAACAGGGCAGAATGATGTCATCACCAGCCACAGCAACAATGGAATCAGATGGACCAAGAACCTCAAACCTCTCTGAAGAGAACAGACAGAAATTAAGGAGCATTTAGATACATCACCCACAACTAAAGACAGACTGTCAAATGTAATTCAGAGATTTCAAAACATAAAAAATCTAAGTAATAATGCAACCTCgcacgcgcatgcacacacacacacacacacacacacacacacacacagaggaagccCTGTAGTTACTGCATGAGTCAAAACACACAATAAGATGAAGTGAGCATAATAATTACCAGATACAGAGTGTGAACTGTGGAGGAGAAGCAGGAGAGTCAAAAACAGACTGTCTGGTCCAGTCTCCATTATTCCTGAAAGAGACAATAGGTCTAACATAGAAACATCAATTATAAAGATCAAAACTAGAAATCAACCAGTAGATCTTCAGTATCTTACTATGGCCCCTTTCAGATAAAACCAATAGACCTTCAGCAGCTTACTATGGCCCCTTTCAGATAAAACCAGTAGATCTTCAGTATCTTACTATGGCCCCTTTCAGTTAAAACCAATAGACCTTCAGCAGCTTACTATGGCCCCTTTCAGATATAACCAATAGACCTTCAGTATCTTGCTATGGCTCCTTTCAGATAAAACCAAGAGACTGATCaataactacaggaagcattttgttgcagtcattgcatctaaaggtggcacaaccactTATTGAGTTTAAGGGGGACATAACTTTTTCACACAGCGGAATTGGATGTTGCATAACTgtcaattaaataaatataatatataatttaaaaaaaatatatttctaaaCTCAGGTTAATTTTAAGTTTTGATTGAAGATCTGATTACATTCactatcaaaaatatgcaaaaatagacaaaatcagaaagggggcaaatacgtTTTCACGGCActgtgtacatacagtggggcaaaaaagtatttagtcagccaccaattgtgcaagttctcccacttaaagagatgagagaggcctgtaattttcatcataggtacacatcaactatgatagacaaaatgagaaaaaaaaatccagaaaatcacgtatgatttttaatgaatttatttgcaaattatggtggaaaataagtatttggtcaataacaaaagtttctctcaatactttgttatataccctttgttggcaatgacagaggtcaaacgttttctgtaagtcttcacaaggttttcacacactgttgctggtattttggcccattcctccatgcagatctcctctagagcagtgatgttttggggctgttgctgggcaacatggactttcacctccctctaaagattttctatggggttgagatctggagactggctaggccactccaggaccttgaaatgcttcttacgaagccactcctttgttgcccgggtggtgtgtttgggatcattgtcatgctgaaagacccagccacttttcatcttcaatgcccttgctgatggaaggaggttttcactcaaaatctcacgatacatggccctattcattctttccattacacggatcagtcatcctggtccctttgcagaaaaacagccccaaagcatgatgtttgaacccacatgcttcacagtaggtatggtgttctttggatgcaactcagcattctttgtcctccaaacacgacgagttgagtttttaccaaaaagttatattttggtttcatctgaccatatgacattctcccaatcttcttctggatcatccaaatgctctctagcaaacttcagacgggcctggacatgtactggcttaagcagggggacacgtctggcactgcaggatttgagtcctggcgacatagtgtgttactgatggtaggctttgttactttggtcccagctctctgcaggtcattcactaggtccccccgtatggttctgggatttttgctcaccgttcttgtgatcattttgaccccacggggtgagatcttgcgtggagccccagatcgagggagattatcagtggtcttttaTGTCaaccatttcctaataattgctcccacagttgatttcttcaaaccaagctgcttacctattgcagattcagtcttcccagcctggtgcaggtctacaattttgtttctggtgtcctttgacagctctttggtcttggccatagtggagtttggagtgtgactgtttgaggttgtagacaggtgtcttttatactgataacaagttcaaacaggtaccattaatacaggtaacgagtggaggacagaggagcctcttaaagaataagttacaggtctgtgagagccagaaatcttgcttgtttgtaggtgaccaaatacttattttccaccataatttgcaaataaattcattaaaaatcctacaaggtgattttctggattttttttcttctcattttgtctgtcatagttgaagtgtacctttgatgaaaattacaggcctctctcatatttttaagtgggaaaacttgcacaactggtggctgactaaatacttttttgccccactgtatatacagatgaagtcggaagtgtacatacaattaggttggagtcattaaaacttgtttttcaaccactccattaatgtcttgttaacaaaatatagttttggcaagttggttaggacatctactttgtgcatgacacaagtaatttttacagcaattgtttaaagacagattatttcacttataattcactgtatcgcaattccagtggttcagaagtttacatacactaagttgactgtgcctttaaacagcttggaatattcctgaaaaatatgtaatggctttagaagcttctgatagtctaattgacatcatttgagtcaattggaggtgtacctgtggatgtatagcaagccgaagaacaccatcccaaccgtgaagcacgggggtggcagcatattttaaaaaatatatatattttaacctttatttaactaggcaagtcagttaagaacacattcgtatttacaatgacggcctaccccggccaaacccggacgacgctgggtcaattgtgtgcGGCCCTACCATGTtggggggggtgctttgctgcaggagggactggtgcac
Proteins encoded:
- the LOC118943934 gene encoding butyrophilin subfamily 2 member A1-like isoform X7 gives rise to the protein METGPDSLFLTLLLLLHSSHSVSERFEVLGPSDSIVAVAGDDIILPCYLKPNISAEDMTVDWLNLDFLDGRVFRYQNHRIIREDQILFYSGRTSLYEEELWRGNTSLKLTRVQGTDEGRYKCLIQSKSWYDDFTVQVLVKAVGSKPVVSIEGHREGGMGLLCETEGWHPEPELVWLDSKGVHLSAGPPEIDKDSKGFYTVKQHVIVQETDTNRFTCRVQQSQINEKMETEIHLPSELFDTTPWRISFIVLCCLGAITVIGLSLAIYCIRNKKDDLTRKLVNLGDQNYELWEHKYYLTENRDVLRKEKEILTSQLDFETIRRHAVDVTLDPDTAHCKLILSDDGKQVRHGELDQVLSDNGKRFTNWSCVLGNVGFSGKFYYEVKVEGKTEWTLGVVIQSINRNESFIPMPNNGYWTVELKDGECTANADSPVTFTPREGPLKVGVFVDYEKGQVSFYNVEDRSHIYSFTGCSFTEKLHPFFNPGGSDSIPLVVCPVDATD
- the LOC118943934 gene encoding butyrophilin subfamily 2 member A1-like isoform X4, coding for METGPDSLFLTLLLLLHSSHSVSERFEVLGPSDSIVAVAGDDIILPCYLKPNISAEDMTVDWLNLDFLDGRVFRYQNHRIIREDQILFYSGRTSLYEEELWRGNTSLKLTRVQGTDEGRYKCLIQSKSWYDDFTVQVLVKAVGSKPVVSIEGHREGGMGLLCETEGWHPEPELVWLDSKGVHLSAGPPEIDKDSKGFYTVKQHVIVQETDTNRFTCRVQQSQINEKMETEIHLPIVGSKPVVSIEGHRGGGMGLLCETEGWHPEPELVWLDSKGVNLSAGPPEIDKDSKGFYTVKQHVIVQETDTNRFTCRVQQSRINEKMEMEIHLPSELFDTTPWRISFIVLCCLGAITVIGLSLAIYCIRNKKDDLTRKLDYLTENRDVLRKEKEILTSQLDFETIRRHAVDVTLDPDTAHCKLILSDDGKQVRHGELDQVLSDNGKRFTNWSCVLGNVGFSGKFYYEVKVEGKTEWTLGVVIQSINRNESFIPMPNNGYWTVELKDGECTANADSPVTFTPREGPLKVGVFVDYEKGQVSFYNVEDRSHIYSFTGCSFTEKLHPFFNPGGSDSIPLVVCPVDATD
- the LOC118943934 gene encoding butyrophilin subfamily 2 member A1-like isoform X5 → METGPDSLFLTLLLLLHSSHSVSERFEVLGPSDSIVAVAGDDIILPCYLKPNISAEDMTVDWLNLDFLDGRVFRYQNHRIIREDQILFYSGRTSLYEEELWRGNTSLKLTRVQGTDEGRYKCLIQSKSWYDDFTVQVLVKAVGSKPVVSIEGHREGGMGLLCETEGWHPEPELVWLDSKGVHLSAGPPEIDKDSKGFYTVKQHVIVQETDTNRFTCRVQQSQINEKMETEIHLPIVGSKPVVSIEGHRGGGMGLLCETEGWHPEPELVWLDSKGVNLSAGPPEIDKDSKGFYTVKQHVIVQETDTNRFTCRVQQSRINEKMEMEIHLPSELFDTTPWRISFIVLCCLGAITVIGLSLAIYCIRNKKDDLTRKLDYLTENREILTSQLDFETIRRHAVDVTLDPDTAHCKLILSDDGKQVRHGELDQVLSDNGKRFTNWSCVLGNVGFSGKFYYEVKVEGKTEWTLGVVIQSINRNESFIPMPNNGYWTVELKDGECTANADSPVTFTPREGPLKVGVFVDYEKGQVSFYNVEDRSHIYSFTGCSFTEKLHPFFNPGGSDSIPLVVCPVDATD
- the LOC118943934 gene encoding butyrophilin subfamily 2 member A1-like isoform X1 codes for the protein METGPDSLFLTLLLLLHSSHSVSERFEVLGPSDSIVAVAGDDIILPCYLKPNISAEDMTVDWLNLDFLDGRVFRYQNHRIIREDQILFYSGRTSLYEEELWRGNTSLKLTRVQGTDEGRYKCLIQSKSWYDDFTVQVLVKAVGSKPVVSIEGHREGGMGLLCETEGWHPEPELVWLDSKGVHLSAGPPEIDKDSKGFYTVKQHVIVQETDTNRFTCRVQQSQINEKMETEIHLPIVGSKPVVSIEGHRGGGMGLLCETEGWHPEPELVWLDSKGVNLSAGPPEIDKDSKGFYTVKQHVIVQETDTNRFTCRVQQSRINEKMEMEIHLPSELFDTTPWRISFIVLCCLGAITVIGLSLAIYCIRNKKDDLTRKLVNLGDQNYELWEHKYYLTENRDVLRKEKEILTSQLDFETIRRHAVDVTLDPDTAHCKLILSDDGKQVRHGELDQVLSDNGKRFTNWSCVLGNVGFSGKFYYEVKVEGKTEWTLGVVIQSINRNESFIPMPNNGYWTVELKDGECTANADSPVTFTPREGPLKVGVFVDYEKGQVSFYNVEDRSHIYSFTGCSFTEKLHPFFNPGGSDSIPLVVCPVDATD
- the LOC118943934 gene encoding butyrophilin subfamily 2 member A2-like isoform X2 encodes the protein METGPDSLFLTLLLLLHSSHSVSERFEVLGPSDSIVAVAGDDIILPCYLKPNISAEDMTVDWLNLDFLDGRVFRYQNHRIIREDQILFYSGRTSLYEEELWRGNTSLKLTRVQGTDEGRYKCLIQSKSWYDDFTVQVLVKAVGSKPVVSIEGHREGGMGLLCETEGWHPEPELVWLDSKGVHLSAGPPEIDKDSKGFYTVKQHVIVQETDTNRFTCRVQQSQINEKMETEIHLPIVGSKPVVSIEGHRGGGMGLLCETEGWHPEPELVWLDSKGVNLSAGPPEIDKDSKGFYTVKQHVIVQETDTNRFTCRVQQSRINEKMEMEIHLPSELFDTTPWRISFIVLCCLGAITVIGLSLAIYCIRNKKDDLTRKLVNLGDQNYELWEHKYYLTENRDVLRKEKDFETIRRHAVDVTLDPDTAHCKLILSDDGKQVRHGELDQVLSDNGKRFTNWSCVLGNVGFSGKFYYEVKVEGKTEWTLGVVIQSINRNESFIPMPNNGYWTVELKDGECTANADSPVTFTPREGPLKVGVFVDYEKGQVSFYNVEDRSHIYSFTGCSFTEKLHPFFNPGGSDSIPLVVCPVDATD
- the LOC118943934 gene encoding butyrophilin subfamily 2 member A1-like isoform X3, whose product is METGPDSLFLTLLLLLHSSHSVSERFEVLGPSDSIVAVAGDDIILPCYLKPNISAEDMTVDWLNLDFLDGRVFRYQNHRIIREDQILFYSGRTSLYEEELWRGNTSLKLTRVQGTDEGRYKCLIQSKSWYDDFTVQVLVKAVGSKPVVSIEGHREGGMGLLCETEGWHPEPELVWLDSKGVHLSAGPPEIDKDSKGFYTVKQHVIVQETDTNRFTCRVQQSQINEKMETEIHLPIVGSKPVVSIEGHRGGGMGLLCETEGWHPEPELVWLDSKGVNLSAGPPEIDKDSKGFYTVKQHVIVQETDTNRFTCRVQQSRINEKMEMEIHLPSELFDTTPWRISFIVLCCLGAITVIGLSLAIYCIRNKKDDLTRKLVNLGDQNYELWEHKYYLTENREILTSQLDFETIRRHAVDVTLDPDTAHCKLILSDDGKQVRHGELDQVLSDNGKRFTNWSCVLGNVGFSGKFYYEVKVEGKTEWTLGVVIQSINRNESFIPMPNNGYWTVELKDGECTANADSPVTFTPREGPLKVGVFVDYEKGQVSFYNVEDRSHIYSFTGCSFTEKLHPFFNPGGSDSIPLVVCPVDATD
- the LOC118943934 gene encoding butyrophilin subfamily 2 member A1-like isoform X6 codes for the protein METGPDSLFLTLLLLLHSSHSVSERFEVLGPSDSIVAVAGDDIILPCYLKPNISAEDMTVDWLNLDFLDGRVFRYQNHRIIREDQILFYSGRTSLYEEELWRGNTSLKLTRVQGTDEGRYKCLIQSKSWYDDFTVQVLVKAVGSKPVVSIEGHREGGMGLLCETEGWHPEPELVWLDSKGVHLSAGPPEIDKDSKGFYTVKQHVIVQETDTNRFTCRVQQSQINEKMETEIHLPIVGSKPVVSIEGHRGGGMGLLCETEGWHPEPELVWLDSKGVNLSAGPPEIDKDSKGFYTVKQHVIVQETDTNRFTCRVQQSRINEKMEMEIHLPSELFDTTPWRISFIVLCCLGAITVIGLSLAIYCIRNKKDDLTRKLDYLTENRDVLRKEKDFETIRRHAVDVTLDPDTAHCKLILSDDGKQVRHGELDQVLSDNGKRFTNWSCVLGNVGFSGKFYYEVKVEGKTEWTLGVVIQSINRNESFIPMPNNGYWTVELKDGECTANADSPVTFTPREGPLKVGVFVDYEKGQVSFYNVEDRSHIYSFTGCSFTEKLHPFFNPGGSDSIPLVVCPVDATD